From Watersipora subatra chromosome 2, tzWatSuba1.1, whole genome shotgun sequence, one genomic window encodes:
- the LOC137388133 gene encoding uncharacterized protein: protein MPRHLTEAKRAVIVHLYQESKSQREIAKEVKVAKSTVCNTIKRFGEQGDLQERKGRGRKKTVRLRAERTLVRLSTRNRRLNSVELCRGLKESTGKDVCPSTVRRVLIRNGLKGCKPRKKPFLTEVHRKRRLEWAKGMPTKY, encoded by the coding sequence ATGCCTCGTCATCTTACAGAAGCAAAGCGAGCAGTCATCGTACACCTTTACCAGGAAAGCAAATCACAGCGGGAGATTGCTAAAGAAGTAAAGGTTGCTAAAAGTACTGTTTGTAACACCATCAAACGGTTTGGTGAGCAAGGTGACTTACAGGAAAGAAAGGGTAGAGGACGGAAAAAGACAGTTAGGCTACGTGCAGAAAGAACATTAGTGCGGCTTAGCACAAGAAATCGGCGCCTTAACAGTGTAGAATTGTGTAGAGGACTAAAGGAATCTACTGGTAAAGACGTCTGCCCTTCTACAGTCAGAAGAGTTCTAATAAGAAACGGACTCAAAGGCTGCAAACCACGCAAAAAGCCGTTTCTCACCGAAGTTCACAGAAAAAGGCGTTTAGAATGGGCAAAAGGCATGCCTACCAAGTACTAA